Proteins encoded together in one Dermacentor variabilis isolate Ectoservices chromosome 2, ASM5094787v1, whole genome shotgun sequence window:
- the LOC142570630 gene encoding uncharacterized protein LOC142570630 yields MEVVEVEGTEIAPEEVTVEAGWLVSHRKQRQTTQASSLPIHGSLRATASARTKSTQQSALRPRAPRQPRLPKNDIKIVIRPRDGFNVSKLGDAQIRDSILQITGITTKEAEDDIYRSCTDNNVIVVSTPIMSNAEKYCRIRSLPIGAVRYAATAYVTPPEDTAKGVIHNIPAYDTEEDITNSLVYKKNPTILQARRMGSTNSVLIVFDGKQVPYHVYYRGAEYKCYLHKKRIEVCDICGTVGHRADVCPTPTQKKCKSCDTVNPPDDHPCHPCCALCGKGHPTGDKSCHRRFQTPHLLLQRRWQRLRLGQQGADQETGSSTSANGDSALPTPKPTPQPQAPERSNSRGRSRSRGRSRSRGRSQSQGRSHSRSGPDSTPPQQQGNASLRTTTVKVQDTPPKVSWASIVSHKGHTSQPIATPVNTVSDGTMHSFMHELRSLRAEIQDLKTENAKLKSQLADTQPKHLPSNADFLPVPAIDCPHTTQQPTPHKRKALEPISTAAPPAYTSEGNVNCEALTELQQRIERNLNEAIDCKLATLLDASIANALERAMDNLLTAKLETLLLPRIEQAFAAREQQRQENMDDTRKVFQDMVATLAQNHNTRLTELENTLLRPRAGPLKKPYSRPDKDGCE; encoded by the coding sequence ATGGAGGTAGTAGAGGTTGAGGGCACGGAAATAGCCCCCGAAGAAGTTACCGTTGAGGCAGGGTGGCTTGTCAGCCACCGTAAGCAACGACAGACTACGCAGGCATCATCCCTACCCATACATGGCTCCCTCCGTGCAACAGCAAGCGCACGCACCAAGAGTACCCAGCAGTCCGCACTACGCCCACGCGCACCACGGCAACCACGACTTCCGAAGAACGATATCAAGATCGTCATACGCCCAAGAGACGGTTTCAACGTGTCCAAACTAGGAGACGCCCAGATACGCGACTCAATACTACAGATCACGGGCATTACAACCAAAGAAGCAGAGGACGACATTTACCGCTCATGCACGGATAATAACGTCATTGTAGTTAGCACGCCAATCATGTCTAACGCCGAAAAATACTGCCGCATCCGCAGCCTCCCCATCGGAGCAGTCCGCTACGCAGCCACAGCATACGTCACACCACCGGAGGACACAGCCAAAGGAGTCATACATAACATCCCTGCATATGACACAGAAGAAGACATTACCAACAGTCTCGTTTACAAGAAGAACCCTACGATTCTGCAGGCCCGACGAATGGGCAGCACTAATTCAGTGCTCATCGTATTCGACGGAAAGCAAGTACCGTACCATGTCTACTACCGCGGAGCAGAATACAAATGCTATCTAcataagaagcgcatcgaggtctgcgacatctgcgggaccgtcggccacagggccgatgtatgccccactccaacccagaagaaatgcaagagCTGTGACACAGTAAATCCACCGGATGATCACCCCTGTCACCCTTGCTGCGCGCTCTGCGGCAAAGGCCACCCGACTGGCGATAAGTCCTGCCATCGCCGCTTCCAGACACCACACCTCCTACTCCAACGACGATGGCAACGCCTACGACTGGGACAGCAAGGAGCGGACCAGGAGACGGGGTCATCGACTTCAGCAAATGGAGACTCAGCTCTGCCAACACCGAAGCCGACACCACAACCGCAGGCTCCCGAACGCAGCAACTCACGCGGACGCAGTCGGTCTCGTGGACGCAGCCGCTCCCGAGGTCGCAGTCAGTCACAAGGACGCAGTCACTCCCGGAGCGGACCGGATTCAACACCACCGCAGcagcaaggaaacgcaagccTTCGAACGACAACAGTTAAAGTGCAAGACACACCccccaaggtaagctgggccagcaTTGTCTCCCACAAAGGTCACACCTCACAACCTATAGCAACCCCAGTGAACACAGTTAGCGACGgtaccatgcacagcttcatgcaTGAGCTCCGATCCTTACGTGCTGAGATACAAGACCTCAAGACAGAAAACGCTAAGCTCAAATCACAACTTGCAGACACACAACCCAAACACTTACCATCAAATGCAGACTTCCTTCCTGTCCCTGCAATAGATTGCCCGCACACCACCCAACAACCAACCCCGCACAAGCGCAAAGCTCTCGAACCAATCTCAACAGCGGCACCACCAGCATACACTTCAGAAGGAAATGTCAACTGTGAGGCCCTCACTGAGCTGCAACAGCGGATAGAACGCAACCTGAACGAAGCAATAGACTGTAAGCTTGCCACGTTGCTCGACGCCTCCATTGCAAACGCTCTCGAACGCGCAATGGACAACCTCCTTACTGCGAAACTAGAAACGCTACTACTGCCCAGAATTGAGCAAGCCTTTGCGGCAAGAGAACAACAGCGACAGGAAAACATGGACGACACGCGCAAAGTGTTTCAAGACATGGTCGCGACTCTGGCTCAAAATCACAACACACGTTTGACAGAATTGGAAAACACCCTACTCCGTCCCAGAGCAGGTCCCCTAAAGAAGCCGTACTCGCGTCCCGACAAAGATGGCTGCGAGTAA